A genome region from Anastrepha obliqua isolate idAnaObli1 chromosome 4, idAnaObli1_1.0, whole genome shotgun sequence includes the following:
- the LOC129246263 gene encoding calcineurin subunit B type 1 isoform X2 — translation MEMCSNFDADEIRRLGKRFRKLDLDNSGALSVDEFMSLPELQQNPLVQRVIDIFDADGNGEVDFKEFIQGVSQFSVKGDKLSKLRFAFRIYDMDNDGYISNGELFQVLKMMVGNNLKDTQLQQIVDKTICFADKDEDGKISFDEFCSVVGNTDIHKKMVVDV, via the exons ATGGAGATGTGCTCCAACT TTGATGCCGATGAGATACGACGGCTAGGCAAACGTTTTCGCAAACTCGATTTGGATAATTCGGGTGCATTGAGTGTTGATGAATTTATGTCATTGCCAGAATTGCAACAGAATCCATTGGTGCAACGTGTCATCGACATCTTTGATGCGGATGGTAATGGAGAAGTCGATTTCAAAGAGTTCATTCAGGGTGTCTCACAGTTTAGTGTGAAAGGTGACAAACTGTCAAAGTTACGCTTCGCCTTCCGCATTTACGATATGGATAACGATGGTTACATATCGAATGGTGAACTGTTTCag GTGTTGAAAATGATGGTGGGCAATAACCTGAAAGATACACAATTGCAACAGATTGTTGATAAGACGATTTGCTTCGCCGATAAAGACGAAGATGGGAAAATCTCGTTCGATGAGTTTTGCTCGGTTGTTGGTAATACagatattcacaaaaaaatggTTGTTGATGTTTAA
- the LOC129246260 gene encoding muskelin isoform X3 has protein sequence MQVLRNILVDCPSDQSSRWSAHTNNPPQYLTLKLKRPAIVKKIKFGKFEKSHVCNIKKFRIFGGLDEERMVLLLEGGLKNDHVPEIFNLRWKTEDGSEELPVSYIKIVPLLSWGPTFNYSIWYIELHGQDDPMYTSASLKKYNMLREKEIVKLCLKHFRQQGYDAAFKALQEQTQVQLEHTLISKLHKYLVETGDFHKAEEFISKCVNQGLMDSYLKRQDYKHTWRIQHTQSSTQPGTRGGHQLVVDTKKHLVYLYGGWDGFRDLSDLWVYDITNNSWTLLFENTELFNGPTPRSCHKMVFDSVSENIFMLGRYLDNSIRTTDYIKSDFFLYDTRARTWLQICDDTSQVGGPHLLYDHQMCIDSDKRTIYVFGGKILTPRSVSNSTTTEAEYSGLFSYHIATNTWTQILVDCHHPSAAQADVLSIKSRITHCMVFHTKNRKLYIYGGQRGKEDIEDFIAYDVDTQAISVLNNTCGGAAGSSACKHHSSSDAANEPSPGYTLRATIDCDRDEIYIFSSLSKLKDRRDIQHIGASNSFWVYSLKTCKWSRIYTCRHNVETGNVAMKNDLLEPCPRYAHQLVYDDVAKLHYLFGGNPGKSSLPQMRLDDFWTLDLEKPKRSEILMHCRYLVRKLHYEEMARAEPLKAMQYLRNHVAEVIDHSNVEQLNNFHKLASLLFRTDDSCSSVSGRSPLTTPPLGKTLKMDSNIQVDKTAIDTNTESTESVQKKPEEGILNKSDSHNDAINNTADLSIESCDSTATSSSVSASSDSAVLTSCSLSQSRRNSSKRAYDDHLLELRRRRTFLFNKIVQLMPANMVQPVKNLSDFVVM, from the exons ATGCAGGTGCTGAG AAATATACTCGTAGATTGTCCCAGTGATCAATCGTCACGTTGGTCAGCACACACTAACAATCCGCCGCAATATCTCACTTTGAAACTAAAACGTCCTGCCATTGTGAAAAAGATCAAATTCGGGAAGTTTGAAAAGTCACACGtgtgcaatataaaaaaatttagaattttcggAGGTCTCGATGAGGAGCGCATGGTTTTGCTTCTAGAAGG ggGTCTCAAAAATGATCACGTAcccgaaatttttaatttgcgctgGAAGACCGAAGACGGTTCGGAAGAACTACCTGTGTCGTATATAAAAATTGTACCATTACTTTCCTGGGGTCCCACATTCAACTATAGTATTTGGTATATAGAATTGCATGGTCAGGACGATCCAATGTATACCAGTGCGAGCTTAAAGAAATACAATATG TTGCGCGAAAAAGAAATCGTTAAATTGTGCCTGAAACACTTCCGCCAGCAGGGCTATGATGCGGCATTTAAAGCTTTGCAGGAACAAACACAGGTACAGTTGGAGCATACGCTGATAAGCAAACTACATAAGTACCTTGTCGAAACTGGAGATTTCCATAAAGCTGAAGAATTTATAAGTAAGTGTGTAAATCAGGGGCTTATGGATTCGTATCTAAAGCGCCAGGATTACAAGCATACTTGGCGTATTCAACACACGCAAAGCAGTACGCAGCCag GCACCCGCGGAGGTCATCAGTTAGTTGTAGAtactaaaaaacatttagttTATCTGTATGGCGGTTGGGACGGCTTCCGCGACCTTAGTGATTTGTGGGTGTACGACATAACAAATAACAGTTGGACACTTCTTTTCGAGAATACTGAGCTTTTTAATGGACCTACCCCGCGTTCATGTCACAAAATGGTCTTCGACTCagttagtgaaaatatttttatgctggGTCGCTATTTGGATAACTCCATACGCACCACTGATTATATAAAG AGCGACTTCTTCCTTTATGACACACGTGCGCGAACTTGGCTCCAAATATGCGACGATACAAGCCAAGTAGGTGGACCACACCTGCTCTACGATCATCAAATGTGTATTGACAGCGATAAACGaacaatttatgtttttggtGGAAAAATACTCACACCTCGTAGTGTTTCGAACAGCACAACAACCGAAGCGGAGTACTCGGGTCTATTCTCTTATCACATTGCCACCAACACTTGGACACAGATACTTGTCGACTGTCACCATCCAAGTGCAGCACAAGCAGATGTGCTCTCAATAAAGTCACGCATTACTCATTGTATGGTGTTTCATACG AAAAATCGCAAACTATATATTTATGGAGGTCAGAGGGGCAAAGAAGATATCGAGGACTTTATCGCCTATGATGTAGATACGCAGGCCATATCTGTGCTGAATAATACTTGTGGTGGTGCCGCTGGCAGCAGCGCCTGCAAGCACCACAGTAGTAGCGATGCAGCAAACGAACCATCACCAGGCTACACGTtgcgcgctacaatcgattgcGATCGCGACGAAATTTATATCTTCTCAAGTTTGAGTAAACTGAAAGATCGCCGGGATATTCAACATATTGGTGCTTCGAATTCATTTTGGGTATATTCGCTGAAGACCTGTAAGTGGTCCCGCATTTATACATGCCGTCACAATGTTGAAACTGGAAATGTAGCCATGAAGAACGATTTGCTTGAGCCATGTCCTCGCTACGCTCATCAACTGGTATACGACGATGTAGCAAAA TTGCATTATCTTTTTGGCGGGAATCCTGGCAAGTCGTCACTACCGCAAATGCGCTTGGACGATTTTTGGACACTTGACttggaaaa ACCTAAAAGGAGTGAAATACTAAtgcattgccgttaccttgtgCGTAAGCTGCACTACGAAGAAATGGCACGTGCCGAACCGTTAAAGGCAATGCAGTATTTGCGCAATCACGTCGCCGAAGTCATTGATCATTCAAACGTCGAGCAACTAAATAAT TTCCACAAGTTAGCATCCCTGCTATTTCGCACAGATGATAGTTGCAGCAGTGTATCCGGGCGGTCCCCATTAACAACACCGCCACTAGGTAAAACACTGAAAATGGACAGCAACATACAGGTCGACAAGACAGCCATCGACACAAATACAGAATCGACTGAAAGCGTTCAAAAGAAACCAGAAGAag gtATTTTAAACAAATCTGATTCACACAACGATGCCATCAATAACACAGCAGATCTGTCAATAGAATCTTGTGATAGCACAGCAACATCTTCTTCCGTTTCAGCATCTTCCGATTCGGCAGTCTTAACCAGTTGCTCGCTGTCGCAAAGTCGCCGGAATAGCAGTAAACGCGCATACGATGATCATCTGCTAGAATTGCGTAGACGGCGTACTTTTCTCTTCAATAAGATAGTCCAGCTAATGCCAGCTAATATGGTTCAGCCGGTAAAAAATCTTAGCGATTTTGTTGTAATGTAA
- the LOC129246260 gene encoding muskelin isoform X1: MEAISTGVGGGVADSNKILESKVTSGAATALADIEKLGFEIHSYSSFSTNYLPENILVDCPSDQSSRWSAHTNNPPQYLTLKLKRPAIVKKIKFGKFEKSHVCNIKKFRIFGGLDEERMVLLLEGGLKNDHVPEIFNLRWKTEDGSEELPVSYIKIVPLLSWGPTFNYSIWYIELHGQDDPMYTSASLKKYNMLREKEIVKLCLKHFRQQGYDAAFKALQEQTQVQLEHTLISKLHKYLVETGDFHKAEEFISKCVNQGLMDSYLKRQDYKHTWRIQHTQSSTQPGTRGGHQLVVDTKKHLVYLYGGWDGFRDLSDLWVYDITNNSWTLLFENTELFNGPTPRSCHKMVFDSVSENIFMLGRYLDNSIRTTDYIKSDFFLYDTRARTWLQICDDTSQVGGPHLLYDHQMCIDSDKRTIYVFGGKILTPRSVSNSTTTEAEYSGLFSYHIATNTWTQILVDCHHPSAAQADVLSIKSRITHCMVFHTKNRKLYIYGGQRGKEDIEDFIAYDVDTQAISVLNNTCGGAAGSSACKHHSSSDAANEPSPGYTLRATIDCDRDEIYIFSSLSKLKDRRDIQHIGASNSFWVYSLKTCKWSRIYTCRHNVETGNVAMKNDLLEPCPRYAHQLVYDDVAKLHYLFGGNPGKSSLPQMRLDDFWTLDLEKPKRSEILMHCRYLVRKLHYEEMARAEPLKAMQYLRNHVAEVIDHSNVEQLNNFHKLASLLFRTDDSCSSVSGRSPLTTPPLGKTLKMDSNIQVDKTAIDTNTESTESVQKKPEEGILNKSDSHNDAINNTADLSIESCDSTATSSSVSASSDSAVLTSCSLSQSRRNSSKRAYDDHLLELRRRRTFLFNKIVQLMPANMVQPVKNLSDFVVM; encoded by the exons ATGGAGGCTATATCAACGGGCGTCGGTGGTGGTGTTGCTGATTCTAATAAAATACTGGAGAGCAAAGTTACATCTGGGGCGGCAACAGCACTTGCCGATATCGAAAAGCTTGGTTTTGAAATACATAGTTATTCCAGTTTTTCCACGAACTATTTGCCTGA AAATATACTCGTAGATTGTCCCAGTGATCAATCGTCACGTTGGTCAGCACACACTAACAATCCGCCGCAATATCTCACTTTGAAACTAAAACGTCCTGCCATTGTGAAAAAGATCAAATTCGGGAAGTTTGAAAAGTCACACGtgtgcaatataaaaaaatttagaattttcggAGGTCTCGATGAGGAGCGCATGGTTTTGCTTCTAGAAGG ggGTCTCAAAAATGATCACGTAcccgaaatttttaatttgcgctgGAAGACCGAAGACGGTTCGGAAGAACTACCTGTGTCGTATATAAAAATTGTACCATTACTTTCCTGGGGTCCCACATTCAACTATAGTATTTGGTATATAGAATTGCATGGTCAGGACGATCCAATGTATACCAGTGCGAGCTTAAAGAAATACAATATG TTGCGCGAAAAAGAAATCGTTAAATTGTGCCTGAAACACTTCCGCCAGCAGGGCTATGATGCGGCATTTAAAGCTTTGCAGGAACAAACACAGGTACAGTTGGAGCATACGCTGATAAGCAAACTACATAAGTACCTTGTCGAAACTGGAGATTTCCATAAAGCTGAAGAATTTATAAGTAAGTGTGTAAATCAGGGGCTTATGGATTCGTATCTAAAGCGCCAGGATTACAAGCATACTTGGCGTATTCAACACACGCAAAGCAGTACGCAGCCag GCACCCGCGGAGGTCATCAGTTAGTTGTAGAtactaaaaaacatttagttTATCTGTATGGCGGTTGGGACGGCTTCCGCGACCTTAGTGATTTGTGGGTGTACGACATAACAAATAACAGTTGGACACTTCTTTTCGAGAATACTGAGCTTTTTAATGGACCTACCCCGCGTTCATGTCACAAAATGGTCTTCGACTCagttagtgaaaatatttttatgctggGTCGCTATTTGGATAACTCCATACGCACCACTGATTATATAAAG AGCGACTTCTTCCTTTATGACACACGTGCGCGAACTTGGCTCCAAATATGCGACGATACAAGCCAAGTAGGTGGACCACACCTGCTCTACGATCATCAAATGTGTATTGACAGCGATAAACGaacaatttatgtttttggtGGAAAAATACTCACACCTCGTAGTGTTTCGAACAGCACAACAACCGAAGCGGAGTACTCGGGTCTATTCTCTTATCACATTGCCACCAACACTTGGACACAGATACTTGTCGACTGTCACCATCCAAGTGCAGCACAAGCAGATGTGCTCTCAATAAAGTCACGCATTACTCATTGTATGGTGTTTCATACG AAAAATCGCAAACTATATATTTATGGAGGTCAGAGGGGCAAAGAAGATATCGAGGACTTTATCGCCTATGATGTAGATACGCAGGCCATATCTGTGCTGAATAATACTTGTGGTGGTGCCGCTGGCAGCAGCGCCTGCAAGCACCACAGTAGTAGCGATGCAGCAAACGAACCATCACCAGGCTACACGTtgcgcgctacaatcgattgcGATCGCGACGAAATTTATATCTTCTCAAGTTTGAGTAAACTGAAAGATCGCCGGGATATTCAACATATTGGTGCTTCGAATTCATTTTGGGTATATTCGCTGAAGACCTGTAAGTGGTCCCGCATTTATACATGCCGTCACAATGTTGAAACTGGAAATGTAGCCATGAAGAACGATTTGCTTGAGCCATGTCCTCGCTACGCTCATCAACTGGTATACGACGATGTAGCAAAA TTGCATTATCTTTTTGGCGGGAATCCTGGCAAGTCGTCACTACCGCAAATGCGCTTGGACGATTTTTGGACACTTGACttggaaaa ACCTAAAAGGAGTGAAATACTAAtgcattgccgttaccttgtgCGTAAGCTGCACTACGAAGAAATGGCACGTGCCGAACCGTTAAAGGCAATGCAGTATTTGCGCAATCACGTCGCCGAAGTCATTGATCATTCAAACGTCGAGCAACTAAATAAT TTCCACAAGTTAGCATCCCTGCTATTTCGCACAGATGATAGTTGCAGCAGTGTATCCGGGCGGTCCCCATTAACAACACCGCCACTAGGTAAAACACTGAAAATGGACAGCAACATACAGGTCGACAAGACAGCCATCGACACAAATACAGAATCGACTGAAAGCGTTCAAAAGAAACCAGAAGAag gtATTTTAAACAAATCTGATTCACACAACGATGCCATCAATAACACAGCAGATCTGTCAATAGAATCTTGTGATAGCACAGCAACATCTTCTTCCGTTTCAGCATCTTCCGATTCGGCAGTCTTAACCAGTTGCTCGCTGTCGCAAAGTCGCCGGAATAGCAGTAAACGCGCATACGATGATCATCTGCTAGAATTGCGTAGACGGCGTACTTTTCTCTTCAATAAGATAGTCCAGCTAATGCCAGCTAATATGGTTCAGCCGGTAAAAAATCTTAGCGATTTTGTTGTAATGTAA
- the LOC129246260 gene encoding muskelin isoform X2 produces the protein MEAISTGVGGGVADSNKILESKVTSGAATALADIEKLGFEIHSYSSFSTNYLPENILVDCPSDQSSRWSAHTNNPPQYLTLKLKRPAIVKKIKFGKFEKSHVCNIKKFRIFGGLDEERMVLLLEGGLKNDHVPEIFNLRWKTEDGSEELPVSYIKIVPLLSWGPTFNYSIWYIELHGQDDPMYTSASLKKYNMLREKEIVKLCLKHFRQQGYDAAFKALQEQTQVQLEHTLISKLHKYLVETGDFHKAEEFISKCVNQGLMDSYLKRQDYKHTWRIQHTQSSTQPGTRGGHQLVVDTKKHLVYLYGGWDGFRDLSDLWVYDITNNSWTLLFENTELFNGPTPRSCHKMVFDSVSENIFMLGRYLDNSIRTTDYIKSDFFLYDTRARTWLQICDDTSQVGGPHLLYDHQMCIDSDKRTIYVFGGKILTPRSVSNSTTTEAEYSGLFSYHIATNTWTQILVDCHHPSAAQADVLSIKSRITHCMVFHTKNRKLYIYGGQRGKEDIEDFIAYDVDTQAISVLNNTCGGAAGSSACKHHSSSDAANEPSPGYTLRATIDCDRDEIYIFSSLSKLKDRRDIQHIGASNSFWVYSLKTCKWSRIYTCRHNVETGNVAMKNDLLEPCPRYAHQLVYDDVAKLHYLFGGNPGKSSLPQMRLDDFWTLDLEKPKRSEILMHCRYLVRKLHYEEMARAEPLKAMQYLRNHVAEVIDHSNVEQLNNFHKLASLLFRTDDSCSSVSGRSPLTTPPLGKTLKMDSNIQVDKTAIDTNTESTESVQKKPEEASSDSAVLTSCSLSQSRRNSSKRAYDDHLLELRRRRTFLFNKIVQLMPANMVQPVKNLSDFVVM, from the exons ATGGAGGCTATATCAACGGGCGTCGGTGGTGGTGTTGCTGATTCTAATAAAATACTGGAGAGCAAAGTTACATCTGGGGCGGCAACAGCACTTGCCGATATCGAAAAGCTTGGTTTTGAAATACATAGTTATTCCAGTTTTTCCACGAACTATTTGCCTGA AAATATACTCGTAGATTGTCCCAGTGATCAATCGTCACGTTGGTCAGCACACACTAACAATCCGCCGCAATATCTCACTTTGAAACTAAAACGTCCTGCCATTGTGAAAAAGATCAAATTCGGGAAGTTTGAAAAGTCACACGtgtgcaatataaaaaaatttagaattttcggAGGTCTCGATGAGGAGCGCATGGTTTTGCTTCTAGAAGG ggGTCTCAAAAATGATCACGTAcccgaaatttttaatttgcgctgGAAGACCGAAGACGGTTCGGAAGAACTACCTGTGTCGTATATAAAAATTGTACCATTACTTTCCTGGGGTCCCACATTCAACTATAGTATTTGGTATATAGAATTGCATGGTCAGGACGATCCAATGTATACCAGTGCGAGCTTAAAGAAATACAATATG TTGCGCGAAAAAGAAATCGTTAAATTGTGCCTGAAACACTTCCGCCAGCAGGGCTATGATGCGGCATTTAAAGCTTTGCAGGAACAAACACAGGTACAGTTGGAGCATACGCTGATAAGCAAACTACATAAGTACCTTGTCGAAACTGGAGATTTCCATAAAGCTGAAGAATTTATAAGTAAGTGTGTAAATCAGGGGCTTATGGATTCGTATCTAAAGCGCCAGGATTACAAGCATACTTGGCGTATTCAACACACGCAAAGCAGTACGCAGCCag GCACCCGCGGAGGTCATCAGTTAGTTGTAGAtactaaaaaacatttagttTATCTGTATGGCGGTTGGGACGGCTTCCGCGACCTTAGTGATTTGTGGGTGTACGACATAACAAATAACAGTTGGACACTTCTTTTCGAGAATACTGAGCTTTTTAATGGACCTACCCCGCGTTCATGTCACAAAATGGTCTTCGACTCagttagtgaaaatatttttatgctggGTCGCTATTTGGATAACTCCATACGCACCACTGATTATATAAAG AGCGACTTCTTCCTTTATGACACACGTGCGCGAACTTGGCTCCAAATATGCGACGATACAAGCCAAGTAGGTGGACCACACCTGCTCTACGATCATCAAATGTGTATTGACAGCGATAAACGaacaatttatgtttttggtGGAAAAATACTCACACCTCGTAGTGTTTCGAACAGCACAACAACCGAAGCGGAGTACTCGGGTCTATTCTCTTATCACATTGCCACCAACACTTGGACACAGATACTTGTCGACTGTCACCATCCAAGTGCAGCACAAGCAGATGTGCTCTCAATAAAGTCACGCATTACTCATTGTATGGTGTTTCATACG AAAAATCGCAAACTATATATTTATGGAGGTCAGAGGGGCAAAGAAGATATCGAGGACTTTATCGCCTATGATGTAGATACGCAGGCCATATCTGTGCTGAATAATACTTGTGGTGGTGCCGCTGGCAGCAGCGCCTGCAAGCACCACAGTAGTAGCGATGCAGCAAACGAACCATCACCAGGCTACACGTtgcgcgctacaatcgattgcGATCGCGACGAAATTTATATCTTCTCAAGTTTGAGTAAACTGAAAGATCGCCGGGATATTCAACATATTGGTGCTTCGAATTCATTTTGGGTATATTCGCTGAAGACCTGTAAGTGGTCCCGCATTTATACATGCCGTCACAATGTTGAAACTGGAAATGTAGCCATGAAGAACGATTTGCTTGAGCCATGTCCTCGCTACGCTCATCAACTGGTATACGACGATGTAGCAAAA TTGCATTATCTTTTTGGCGGGAATCCTGGCAAGTCGTCACTACCGCAAATGCGCTTGGACGATTTTTGGACACTTGACttggaaaa ACCTAAAAGGAGTGAAATACTAAtgcattgccgttaccttgtgCGTAAGCTGCACTACGAAGAAATGGCACGTGCCGAACCGTTAAAGGCAATGCAGTATTTGCGCAATCACGTCGCCGAAGTCATTGATCATTCAAACGTCGAGCAACTAAATAAT TTCCACAAGTTAGCATCCCTGCTATTTCGCACAGATGATAGTTGCAGCAGTGTATCCGGGCGGTCCCCATTAACAACACCGCCACTAGGTAAAACACTGAAAATGGACAGCAACATACAGGTCGACAAGACAGCCATCGACACAAATACAGAATCGACTGAAAGCGTTCAAAAGAAACCAGAAGAag CATCTTCCGATTCGGCAGTCTTAACCAGTTGCTCGCTGTCGCAAAGTCGCCGGAATAGCAGTAAACGCGCATACGATGATCATCTGCTAGAATTGCGTAGACGGCGTACTTTTCTCTTCAATAAGATAGTCCAGCTAATGCCAGCTAATATGGTTCAGCCGGTAAAAAATCTTAGCGATTTTGTTGTAATGTAA
- the LOC129246263 gene encoding calcineurin subunit B type 1 isoform X1: MGNETSLPMEMCSNFDADEIRRLGKRFRKLDLDNSGALSVDEFMSLPELQQNPLVQRVIDIFDADGNGEVDFKEFIQGVSQFSVKGDKLSKLRFAFRIYDMDNDGYISNGELFQVLKMMVGNNLKDTQLQQIVDKTICFADKDEDGKISFDEFCSVVGNTDIHKKMVVDV; this comes from the exons atg ggtAATGAAACTTCTTTGCCCATGGAGATGTGCTCCAACT TTGATGCCGATGAGATACGACGGCTAGGCAAACGTTTTCGCAAACTCGATTTGGATAATTCGGGTGCATTGAGTGTTGATGAATTTATGTCATTGCCAGAATTGCAACAGAATCCATTGGTGCAACGTGTCATCGACATCTTTGATGCGGATGGTAATGGAGAAGTCGATTTCAAAGAGTTCATTCAGGGTGTCTCACAGTTTAGTGTGAAAGGTGACAAACTGTCAAAGTTACGCTTCGCCTTCCGCATTTACGATATGGATAACGATGGTTACATATCGAATGGTGAACTGTTTCag GTGTTGAAAATGATGGTGGGCAATAACCTGAAAGATACACAATTGCAACAGATTGTTGATAAGACGATTTGCTTCGCCGATAAAGACGAAGATGGGAAAATCTCGTTCGATGAGTTTTGCTCGGTTGTTGGTAATACagatattcacaaaaaaatggTTGTTGATGTTTAA